ATAGTTTGCTTGAAGTTATGAAAGAAGATGAGAAGAATGTGTTAGCTGTATTGGGAAGAAGCAATATCTCTTCTTTGGTGCAATTACTCACTGCAACATCTCCAAGAATTCGCGAAAAAACTGTTACTGTTATTTGTTCACTTGCTGAGTCAGGTAGTTGTGAGAATTTTCTTGTGTCCGAAAATGTTCTTCCTCCGTTGATCAGATTGATAGAGAATGGGAGCACTGTGGGTAAAGAAAAAGCAACAATTTCGTTATTAAGGTTGTCTATGTCGGCTGAAACTGCCCGGTCAATCGTCGGACATGGTGGGGTTCGTCCCTTGATTGAAATCTGTCAAACAGGTGAATCCGTTTCGCAATCTACAGCTGCAGGTACTTTGAAGAATTTGTCTGCAGTACCGGAAGTACGACAAACTCTAGCAGATGAAGGGATTGTTAAGGTTATGATTAATCTTCTGGACTGTGGGATGTTATTAGGATCCAAAGAGTATGCAGCTGAATGTCTTCAGAATCTTACTTCAAGTAATGAAAATCTTAGAAGGTCAGTAATTGTGGAAGGGGGGATTCCAAGTCTTTTAAACTATCTCGATGGTCTATTACCGCAAGAATCTGCAATGGGAGCTCTGCGGAATTTGGTTAGTTCCGTTTCAGTCGATGTTCTAGTTTCGTTAGGTTTTCTTCCACGAGTAGTCCATGTACTTAAAGCTGGATCATTGGGTGCACAACAAGCTGCAGCATCAGCAATTTGCAAGATTTGCAGTTCTCTTGAGATGAAAAAAATGTTGGGTGATGCTGGATGCATTCCTTTGCTTGTGCAAATGCTCGAAGCGAAGTCTAACGGAGCAAGAGAAGTTTCGTCACAAGCATTGTCAAGTTTGATTACGTTATCTCAGAATTGCAGAGAAGTAAAGAAGGATGAGAAAAGCGTACCGAACTTGGTCCAATTACTCGATCCAAGTCCTCAAAATACGTCGAAAAAGTATGCTGTTTCTTGCCTTGGGTCACTTTCATCTAGTCAGAAATGCAGGAGATTGATGATTTCTTATGGAGCCATTGGGTATTTGAAGAAACTTTCAGAAATGGAAGTCACCGGTGCCAAGAAGTTGCTCGAGAAGTTAGAGAGGGGAAAATTAAGAAATCTGTTTAGTAGAAAATAGACTTTCTTGCTCTTGTATTATGTATGTGTACTGTGGTTCTTCTGTTTCTCATTGTCTGTATGAAACACAGAGTAGTCGAAGTTAACGAACTCAACTGAACTGAAAAATGAATGAATCAAATTTGCTCTTTTTTGTGTAATGTATCTGTATAAAATGTATTCTAGTGTTCTCTCTGTCTTTTTTCCTACTCTTTTGTGATGTTTTAACCTGATTGTTGAGTAAATGACGGCTTCAACGTGATTCGTCTTTCGTTAATTGTTTTTAGAGTTTGTTCAACTGTTTTCCCGAACTCTTAGCAAAAGCAATTAGTTCCTGGTGTTCGAATACATTTTGCAGAAAGAGGTAGTTCTTTTTATGATCGGCAACAGCATCTTAGATGAAAGCTGACATGATATCTTTGGATTCcatgtaaaaaaataaaatgtaccaCCTTACATTGGCTAGGAAATGGTTGGGTGGCACTAGTAGATATTCGTATGGAATATGCTCTATGTCTAGAACCGCACTAAGACGATGGAGACAAAACATGTGGATTTAAAAGGTTCTTTTTGTTCCTatcaaaaaatttatttgtttttctttggaacctccttTTACAACAAAAATGAGGAAGAATGGCGGATGAGATTCATTGGAGTCGGCTTCATCTGCATCTAATACAACACATGGCGGCTTTTAAGTTTGGCATTCCCCTCCATTCCAAAATCCAAGGGGAAATAAGTAGATTGGATGGTGAGAGGATATTAGAAATACTTAAAAGAATCACTAATCAGTCAGATATAACACAAGGTATTTACACCAAATTTCTTCTTTGGTAGCTCTCATATTCGTTTATCACATATGTTGAAGTTGATTCAAAGTGGAACAGGTAAATGTTGTATATGACAACTTAGTTTTAGGAAATTTAGTGTAAGTGATGGCGTTTTCGCCAAAGTTTGATTGACATTGACACTTGGTCAACTATATTAGTACATGGATTCTCACCACAGTTGTTTGATGCCG
The nucleotide sequence above comes from Papaver somniferum cultivar HN1 chromosome 8, ASM357369v1, whole genome shotgun sequence. Encoded proteins:
- the LOC113304363 gene encoding vacuolar protein 8-like, with product MVEESEECCMMSTKSVDEWLLHAQNLIPKAIVKAKESTKVFPGRWRMIIAKLEQLPTCLSVLSSHPFFAKNTLCREQLQAVSKTLEETIELADLCVEEKYSGKLQMQSDLDSVTAKLDLNLRDCGLLIKTGVLGEATPVPSSVTANSETELENSIQSNLRELLARLQIGHLEAKHKALDSLLEVMKEDEKNVLAVLGRSNISSLVQLLTATSPRIREKTVTVICSLAESGSCENFLVSENVLPPLIRLIENGSTVGKEKATISLLRLSMSAETARSIVGHGGVRPLIEICQTGESVSQSTAAGTLKNLSAVPEVRQTLADEGIVKVMINLLDCGMLLGSKEYAAECLQNLTSSNENLRRSVIVEGGIPSLLNYLDGLLPQESAMGALRNLVSSVSVDVLVSLGFLPRVVHVLKAGSLGAQQAAASAICKICSSLEMKKMLGDAGCIPLLVQMLEAKSNGAREVSSQALSSLITLSQNCREVKKDEKSVPNLVQLLDPSPQNTSKKYAVSCLGSLSSSQKCRRLMISYGAIGYLKKLSEMEVTGAKKLLEKLERGKLRNLFSRK